The region ACTATATCGTGATTGGAGAAGGTGAACTGACGCTGCCGGAGCTGATTACCGCCCTGGAGTCCGGCCAGCCTCTTCATGGAGTAGATGGCTTGTGTTATCGCGCAGAGGGAACCGTCCACACCAATCCGCCGCGGGCGATCCTGAGGAATCTGGATGATACGCCTTTTCCTGCTTTCCACTTAATAGAGGATCTTACCGCCTATTTCACTACCGCTGAGACCCGGTTTTTCCCGATTGAGGCAGGACGCGGCTGTCCCTTTCATTGCAGCTTTTGCAGCACTTCAACCTTTTTCTCGCGAAAATACAGAACTAAAAGTCCGGCGCGGATCATTGCAGAAATGCGGTACATCCGGGAGCAGTGGGGAATTACCCATTTCAGCTTAACGCATGATAATTTCACGGTGAATCAGAAGTTTGTCAGACAATTCTGCCAGGAGCTGCTGGATTGCAGCGAGTCCTTCACCTGGAGCTGTTCCTCCCGTACCGACCATGTCAATCAAGAACTCTTCGAGGTTATGATGCAGGCCGGATGTAACGGTGTATTCTTCGGAATTGAGAGCGGCAGCCAATCCATCCAGCAGACAATCGGCAAAAAACTTAATTTGAATCAGGCCTATGAGCTGCTCCGGGAGCTGCACCAGTCGGGTCTGTCATGTACCGTCTCCTTTATTACGGGATTTCCGGAAGAAACGGAAGAGGATCTCAATCAGACTCTGGATATGATCATCCGGCTGCTCTCTATTGGAATAGCGGATGTGCAGCTGCATCAATTATCTCTTTTTCCCGGAACCCAATTGTATGAGGCGGAGAAGGACAGTCTAATTCTGGATGACCAGCTCTGGGGCGGCAATGATATGAACAGTGACTTCCAGCTATCTGCCATTGAGAAAAAATGGATTGCCAGCTACCCGCAAATTTTCAGCAACTATTACACCTTACATGCTGTGGATACAACCGCCCTGCACAGAATTAGAAAACTCTATTATCCGCTGGCCCATTCTTTCTTCCACACCTTGTACTACCTGAACCATCTGGCTGGAGTTTCCTACACCCGTACGATCGAGTTCATCTCTGCCAGGCTGGTTATGCCTGATGCCATGCCGCAAGAAGCAGAACTCGCGGTCATGCTCGATGAGCTGATCCAAGGACTTGCACCGGAAGCCGGGCTGATTCTCAAGGACTTCCTGTCTTATGAGCAGGCGGTAATGGAGCTTATGCGGCAGAATACAGCTACTGCGGACAAGGCTGATATGAAGCCTGTGAGAATGATGCAGCCGCATTACTCCATCCCTGAGCTGAAGCTGCACAGCCCTCTGCCTGCTGATCTTCAGCTGGTGGAAGGACAGGAGGACTGGATTGTACTGGTGCTGGAGCATGCATCCGCTCTGGAAGGCCACGGGCGCTATGTCCGGATTATGAGCATGGATCATTTAAGTATTGCGATTCTTCAGCAAATGGAGAGTGGAGACAACTTCCAGACGGTTGTCCATCACCTGTCCTTGGAGAACCCCTTTGCCGCAAGCGAGAAAGAACGGGAAGAATGGATCGGCCGGGTGTACGACCATTTCTATAGGCATCAATTGCTGATTTCCTAGGGTGAAAATACCGGAAGAGAGGGGGCCTTTCCTTGTGGAGCATGCTGAAGAACGGCGTATTTCGCCGCTTATGGTGCACGCAGACTTTATCCTCTGTAGGCGATGAGATCCGCAATTGGGCCATCCTGTTTTGGATATTTGCAGAGGCGGATCAAGCCGTCTTTTACCGGACGGCTCTTCTGTTTGCCCAGATGCTTCCTGTCTTCATCATGGCCCCTCTGGCCGGAACATGGGTAGACCGCCGGGATCCTAAGAAAGTGCTGCAGGCGACGCTCGTCATCCGGGCCTTAATGTCGTTTGTGCTAGCCGGATTAATATGGTTCGAGCAGGTTCCTCTGTTGCTGGTTATGTTGGCCTTTACCTGCACGGTCCAACAATTTTTCCAGCCCGCCATCAGTAAATTGACGGTCACAGCCGTGGATCATGAAGATTACGGAACAGCCAGTTCTTCGGTGAAGACGATAGATACGTTAATCAGTCTTGCCGGGCCTGCTATTGGAGCGTTTGTCTACCAATGGTGGGGAGCCTCCACTTCGTTGGTTGCGGACGGCTTTTGCTTTATCCTGGGCAGCCTGTGCATTCTGAATTTAAAGGCTAGACGTACCCCCTTGGCGGATCTCTCAGATCCCGCTCCTGCAACCTCTTTTTGGATGGATGTACTGGAGGGCTTCCGGTATATTCTCTCTTCTCCGCTCACCAAACGGTTATTTATTATGCTGTCAGTTATGGGGGTGTGCACCGGGGCTATCAATCTGTTGAACATTTATTTTGTGGTGAACGAGTTGCATTTAGACCAGAATTACTTGGCCTGGGCCAGCACCGCCGGCGGCATTGGCATGTTCGGGGGAGCGCTCGGCCTGAACCTGCTCGGGGCAAGATTCAAGAATTACATTCACATCAACATTTGGGGAGCAGGGGTCATGACCGTTGGACTACTGCTGCTTACGCTGTCCTTCGGCTCTTGGTCTATGCTGCTCAGCCGCGTCGTTATCGGGATCGGAATATCCCTGCTGAGCATCACGCTGTCAACCTTGTTAATGACTTACGTTCCAGAGCACCTGCTGGGCCGTGTCGGTTCCGTATTTGAAGGGGGGCCACTGGCGACCAATATGGTGTCTTATGTTTTTTTCGGATGGCTGTATCTGTATACCGGCGCCAGACTGATCTTTGGCATCTCCTTCATGCTGTTCTGTATGGCGTTCCTGCTGGCCCTCAGCCTACAGTCTCTAATCTCTCCGTCCCGGAGAGTCCATGCCGAGCAGCAAGAGTTTATCGGCCATTCTTAGTAACAGCCTAACCCGGGATGTACCGGCGGGATGAGCGAATGAGGGGCATAAGTGCACCTGATTTCGTACTAATAGTAACTGGTTTTAGATGTTGAGCGCCGCTCTTTACTACTTACGTTAGCCTACATAATAATTTAGCTTCTGTAAACGTTCCCCGTAATCCATTTCACCACAAAAGCCTCCCATGCTGCCGCTTCCTGGCAGTCCGGGAGGCACTATAATTCTAACCGTCAGTCACCACCACCGCCGCCACCAGAATCTCCACCGCCGGAATCTCCGCCGCCTCCGAAATCGCCGCCTCCATGGCTGCCGTGGCCTCCGCTGTCCCAGCCCCCGTGGCTGCCGTGATGATGATCATGTGAATGATTCCCGTGGTGATGACCCTGATGATGGCTGGCGCCGCTGTGCCCGTCCGTGCCTGGATGGATTTTGTGCGGGCTGTTTTCGTTGTAGCTGCCCGCATCGGCTCCGGTACCTGTGATGAAATAATGATCCCCCGAGTGAGAGCGGGTTCTATTGCCATAATTTTTATACCGGGCATTACGATTGCTGCGATTAATACCCATTACCGCAACGAATATAACTGCTCCTGCGAATAGTAAGCTTCCCATCATGCAGAACCTCTCCTTTAACCAAATGTAGGATTGCCGTCATAGCAGAATCATACCATAATTATGGAAACTATTTGGAATGCTGCTTGAATTGTCTCGGGGTGAGACCGGTATACTTCTTGAATACCTTGGTAAAATAGCTCTGGTCGTTAAAATGCAGACGGGTAGCGATGTCCGACAGCGTAATGCCGGGCAGCTCGATTAGACGCTTGGCTTCTTCAATCCGCTGCTGCTGAATGTAGTCGCTGATGGCGGTGCCGGTTTCTTTTTTGAACAGCTGGGACAGATAACTGGCATTCAGTCCGGCGTATTGAGCCAGCCTGCTGAGCGGAAGTTCTTCATACAGATGATTGAAAATAAAATTCCGGCACCGGTCGGAGATTCGCGAATGTCTTGCGCTGCGGCTGCCCGCTACCTGATCGGCGAAGTCGCAGAGCGCGGCCAGCATGGCCCGGTCCACCGCAGGAATATCGCGAAGTTCTTCAATATGCTGGATATGGAAGTCGCTGAGCGTATAGGCGATCTCCCAGAACAGCCCGCCTTCAATTGCTGCGCGGGTAGCCAGGGTGATGGAGGAGACGGCCAGGTTTTTTTTGCTGCGCAGCTCGCTTTTCCGGGACAACCTTCCGTAGCTCTCCTCGGCAAAAGAAGCATGGGTCCGCAGCAGCCCCGCCTTGTCCCCGTTCGTAATATGGCGGAACATTTCGCGTTCCTGCATGGGGTCGTGGTGCAGCCACGTATGCTCGCGGCGGTAGGACAAATCCAGATCCGGGCTGTCGTCTGCCGGATGCAGCGGTTCCGTCAGCGTATCCGCCGCCAGCAGCAGCTTCGTTACGGACAACGCCTGCCCGGTGACTAGCGTGTAGAGCAGCAGCGCCGCATGATACCAGCGCTTCCGGCTGATCACAGGCAGGCTGCCGTAGTACTCCAGCCAGCTTGCCTGCTGCCCGGGCGGGATGTTGTGGTCGCGCAGCAGGCTGGCTGCGTTATCACCGGTAACAGGTGCGTTCAGCGCCGGGCCGGTGACGATGGCCCCGCCTGTACCGGGAAGCCGGAGAATAATGAAACTCTCCAGGAAGCCGGTTGTGTGCAGATGCGGTAACGATGGCGCGGCCGGAGCAGCCGTTCCGTCCGCCGCCTCTCTAAGCGGCCCGTCCGAATCCAAGCTGATAGAACCGCCCTGCGCTCCTCGACGCACATGGACAAGCTCCATCACCTCAACCGGCAGGCCGCCCGTTCCCTGAATGGAAGGGCGTTCCAAGGCAGCCTGTGCCAGGGCTAGACGGGGCACAGCCCCTTCATTCAGCCACAAGACCGGGACCCGGTAAGCTTCGTAGATCAGCTTGCAGATGTACTGTATATTATCGTCATTCCCAGTTAGCTTCGCCATGGGCCGCCCCCTTAATTAGTATACTTAGAATACCAAAGATCGAAAGAGAGTACCATAATTAGCCGGAACAGTCGTATAGAATGGAGTCAAGAAACCGTATTCATAGGAGGCTATATAATGGCAAAGGACATAACCGGGATTCGGAAGCTCATCTCACAAATGACACTGGAAGAGAAGGCCGGACTCTGCTCCGGGCTGGATTTCTGGAACACCAAAGGCATTGAGCGTCTGGGCATTCCCTCAGTCATGGTAACGGACGGACCCCACGGGCTCCGCAAGCAGCAGGGTGACGCAGATCATCTGGGATTGAATAACAGTGTGCCGGCAACCTGTTTTCCGTCAGCGGCCGGACTGGCCTCCTCGTGGGACCGCGATCTGATCTTCCG is a window of Paenibacillus sp. FSL H3-0469 DNA encoding:
- a CDS encoding MFS transporter; this translates as MLKNGVFRRLWCTQTLSSVGDEIRNWAILFWIFAEADQAVFYRTALLFAQMLPVFIMAPLAGTWVDRRDPKKVLQATLVIRALMSFVLAGLIWFEQVPLLLVMLAFTCTVQQFFQPAISKLTVTAVDHEDYGTASSSVKTIDTLISLAGPAIGAFVYQWWGASTSLVADGFCFILGSLCILNLKARRTPLADLSDPAPATSFWMDVLEGFRYILSSPLTKRLFIMLSVMGVCTGAINLLNIYFVVNELHLDQNYLAWASTAGGIGMFGGALGLNLLGARFKNYIHINIWGAGVMTVGLLLLTLSFGSWSMLLSRVVIGIGISLLSITLSTLLMTYVPEHLLGRVGSVFEGGPLATNMVSYVFFGWLYLYTGARLIFGISFMLFCMAFLLALSLQSLISPSRRVHAEQQEFIGHS
- a CDS encoding radical SAM protein; its protein translation is MIQLICPPYNATVDTVDPPLNLLVLGAALIDAGYAVCLTDLALRYSGTSHFDEAALHDIAQLIIRKPSRVLGFTAMCGNYSIALRIAEECKRLDPDRIIIFGGPHASFVAEETLTWFPSIDYIVIGEGELTLPELITALESGQPLHGVDGLCYRAEGTVHTNPPRAILRNLDDTPFPAFHLIEDLTAYFTTAETRFFPIEAGRGCPFHCSFCSTSTFFSRKYRTKSPARIIAEMRYIREQWGITHFSLTHDNFTVNQKFVRQFCQELLDCSESFTWSCSSRTDHVNQELFEVMMQAGCNGVFFGIESGSQSIQQTIGKKLNLNQAYELLRELHQSGLSCTVSFITGFPEETEEDLNQTLDMIIRLLSIGIADVQLHQLSLFPGTQLYEAEKDSLILDDQLWGGNDMNSDFQLSAIEKKWIASYPQIFSNYYTLHAVDTTALHRIRKLYYPLAHSFFHTLYYLNHLAGVSYTRTIEFISARLVMPDAMPQEAELAVMLDELIQGLAPEAGLILKDFLSYEQAVMELMRQNTATADKADMKPVRMMQPHYSIPELKLHSPLPADLQLVEGQEDWIVLVLEHASALEGHGRYVRIMSMDHLSIAILQQMESGDNFQTVVHHLSLENPFAASEKEREEWIGRVYDHFYRHQLLIS
- a CDS encoding helix-turn-helix domain-containing protein, translating into MAKLTGNDDNIQYICKLIYEAYRVPVLWLNEGAVPRLALAQAALERPSIQGTGGLPVEVMELVHVRRGAQGGSISLDSDGPLREAADGTAAPAAPSLPHLHTTGFLESFIILRLPGTGGAIVTGPALNAPVTGDNAASLLRDHNIPPGQQASWLEYYGSLPVISRKRWYHAALLLYTLVTGQALSVTKLLLAADTLTEPLHPADDSPDLDLSYRREHTWLHHDPMQEREMFRHITNGDKAGLLRTHASFAEESYGRLSRKSELRSKKNLAVSSITLATRAAIEGGLFWEIAYTLSDFHIQHIEELRDIPAVDRAMLAALCDFADQVAGSRSARHSRISDRCRNFIFNHLYEELPLSRLAQYAGLNASYLSQLFKKETGTAISDYIQQQRIEEAKRLIELPGITLSDIATRLHFNDQSYFTKVFKKYTGLTPRQFKQHSK